One window of Mauremys reevesii isolate NIE-2019 linkage group 4, ASM1616193v1, whole genome shotgun sequence genomic DNA carries:
- the LMOD1 gene encoding leiomodin-1 isoform X5, which yields MISEGMPAERKRDPRNLEGKGKEARSQDPVRKRDFDLGKERNKGECAQKTSYKGKEELESKCNEKPKGEKAPKDKDKAIDKKLIGKDRKEEEKSAAPKKQLGKDRKEEAPKKELGKDRKEEEKSAAPKKELGRNRKGEEKREKESKEEERCSALKKYSKVDGREKSLTDSKGVTEEKAPPAPETEPKQIPENSSSKPVDSPPSQTKEEEEAASSIFDEPLERVKNNDPEMMEVNVNNSDCITSEILVRFTEALEFNTVVKVFSLANTRADDHVAFAIAIMLKSNKSLTSINLDSNHITGKGILAIFRALLQNNTLTELRFHNQRHICGGKTEMEIAKLLKENTTLLKLGYHFELAGPRMTVTNLLSRNMDKQRQKRLQEQKQLQERSEKKDLLEVPKAGSLLKASPKPSPQSSPKSSPWSSPKSSPKKGGPPAAPPPPPPPLAPPLINENIRNSLSPATQRKMVEKALPAQEKNSRDQLLAAIRSSNVKQLKKVEVPKLLQ from the exons ATGATATCc GAAGGGATGCcagcagagaggaagagagaccCCAGGAACCTGGAAGGAAAGGGCAAGGAAGCTCGTTCCCAAGACCCTGTCAGGAAACGAGACTTTGATCTGGGAAAAGAACGTAACAAAGGAGAATGTGCTCAGAAAACAAGTTACAAAGGAAAGGAAGAATTAGAGAGTAAATGCAATGAAAAACCCAAAGGAGAAAAGGCCCCCAAGGACAAAgacaaggccattgacaaaaaaCTCATAGGAAAGGacagaaaggaagaagagaagagtgcaGCACCAAAGAAACAGCTAGGAAAGGACAGAAAGGAAGAAGCACCAAAGAAAGAGCTAGGAAAGGacagaaaggaagaagagaagagtgcaGCACCAAAGAAAGAGCTAGGAAGGAacagaaaaggagaagaaaagagagaaaaggagagtAAAGAAGAAGAAAGGTGTTCAGCTTTAAAGAAATACTCAAAGGTTGATGGTAGGGAGAAATCACTTACAGACTCCAAAGGTGTCACTGAGGAAAAGGCTCCTCCAGCACCAGAGACAGAGCCTAAACAGATCCCAGAAAACAGCTCCTCAAAACCTGTGGATAGCCCCCCAAGCCAGaccaaggaagaggaagaagcagCTTCCAGTATTTTTGATGAGCCCTTAGAAAGAGTGAAGAATAATGATCCAGAGATGATGGAAGTCAATGTCAATAACTCCGACTGCATCACCAGTGAAATCCTGGTGCGCTTCACAGAGGCCTTGGAATTTAACACCGTGGTCAAAGTGTTTTCACTGGCCAATACCCGTGCTGATGACCATGTCGCATTTGCCATCGCCATTATGTTGAAGTCAAACAAGTCACTAACCAGCATCAATCTGGACTCTAACCACATCACAGGTAAAGGGATCCTGGCCATCTTCCGTGCCCTGCTGCAGAACAACACCCTGACAGAGCTGCGTTTCCATAACCAGAGACACATCTGCGGGGGGAAGACAGAGATGGAGATAGCCAAGCTGCTGAAGGAGAATACCACCCTCCTGAAGCTGGGCTATCATTTTGAATTGGCAGGTCCCCGCATGACAGTCACAAACCTGCTGAGTAGGAACATGGACAAGCAGAGGCAGAAACGTCTGCAGGAACAGAAGCAGCTTCAGGAACGTAGTGAGAAGAAGGACCTGCTAGAGGTGCCAAAGGCAGGCAGCTTGCTAAAGGCGTCCCCCAAGCCTTCGCCACAGTCATCCCCAAAATCTTCCCCGTGGTCTTCCCCTAAAAGTTCTCCTAAGAAGGGTGGGCCTCCGgctgcacctcccccacccccacctccactaGCCCCACCCCTGATCAATGAAAATATAAGgaattctctctctccagccacccagaggaAGATGGTGGAGAAGGCACTTCCTGCTCAGGAGAAGAACTCAAGGGACCAGCTGTTGGCAGCCATTCGATCCAGCAATGTCAAACAGCTAAAGAAG